A single genomic interval of Helianthus annuus cultivar XRQ/B chromosome 6, HanXRQr2.0-SUNRISE, whole genome shotgun sequence harbors:
- the LOC110918330 gene encoding glutathione S-transferase T3-like, whose amino-acid sequence MNLLNQPLSWDPNLYGWNPSQNTDGMGSSQAFGSAQAFGSPLHEPDVVPETQPEVPDTQPETQKGKGKAKRAHKKKVETNTRTKKNVQTWEPEEEYALTRAFIDVSEDPVIANNQSKTVFWNRIRELFFELMGRGEEYRLPDSISGKWTDINKKCTNFQTVYQRLYSGWKSGSSDEDITQEALVEYTNANGHFPYMKCWQILRHSPKWAVVTTPSGRSGNTRPSKRSKTNESGEPETPTSDARNIGLNEDIPDDEPVEELPRPPGRKSRAKKPKSSSMSMGTDMSHAFSEINKRLQDIHELGNKRLEENEKVTEIMRDRQWAHDFDFYSKPHDHLTGKALKMALAQKERIEKKI is encoded by the exons ATGAATCTTTTGAACCAACCGCTATCATGGGACCCTAATCTCTACGGGTGGAACCCAAGTCAAAACACGGATGGGATGGGGTCGTCTCAAGCGTTTGGGTCGGCTCAAGCGTTCGGCTCCCCACTACACGAACCCGATGTTGttccggagacgcaacccgaggTACCGGATACGCAACCGGAGAcgcaaaaaggaaaaggaaaagcaaAACGGGCACATAAAAAGAAAGTGGAAACCAACACCCGAACGAAAAAAAATGTGCAAACGTGGGAGCCCGAAGAGGAGTATGCGTTAACCCGCGCTTTCATCGATGTTTCGGAGGACCCGGTCATag caaacaatcaaagtaaaaCCGTATTTTGGAACCGAATAAGAGAACTCTTTTTCGAGCTCATGGGTAGAGGAGAGGAATACCGCCTACCGGACTCTATATCGGGGAAGTGGACCGATATAAACAAGAAgtgcacaaactttcaaaccgtgTACCAACGCTTGTATTCCGGATGGAAAAGTGGAAGTAGCGATGAAGACATTACGCAAGAGGCATTGGTCGAGTATACGAACGCTAATGGCCATTTCCCGTACATGAAGTGTTGGCAAATCCTTCGCCATAGCCCCAAATGGGCCGTCGTAACTACTCCTAGTGGTCGTTCGGGAAATACACGGCCATCAAAGAGGTCCAAAACAAACGAGTCTGGTGAACCCGAAACGCCAACCTCCGACGCTCGAAACATCGGCTTGAACGAGGATATTCCGGATGACGAGCCGGTGGAGGAGCTACCAAGACCGCCCGGAAGAAAAAGCCGGGCGAAAAAACCCAAGTCGTCGTCGATGTCTATGGGAACGGATATGAGTCACGCGTTTTCGGAGATAAACAAGCGGCTTCAAGACATACACGAACTCGGTAACAAACGTTTGGAGGAGAACGAAAAAGTTACGGAGATTATGCGGGATCGACAATGGGCTCACGACTTTGACTTCTACTCCAAACCGCATGACCACTTAACGGGAAAAGCTTTGAAAATGGCGTTGGCACAAAAAGAGcggattgaaaaaaaaatataa
- the LOC110915642 gene encoding uncharacterized protein LOC110915642, protein MPRERENKDVPITSRGPFNGPGDLASHRGLFSSIFGGRDPFDDPFFSRPFGRMFEPRHGSFDDMPHPNTSGSKGLLIEELDSDDEQEDKNDDSGKGPLIEHPDDEAEEVKKDVKFNENHNRIERTKPQTHSTSFKKVTYGGINGTYYTAATTRKSGSDGMVIEDSKEADKATGRATHRISKGIHEKGHSVMRKLGTDGKVDTVQTLHNLNEDELAGFEQEWKGNADMHIPGWNEEFNLLERTGSGSMRPFNLALKGSESVNADNGARRSSSSGGRPKKVVTINIDWN, encoded by the exons ATGCCGAGGGAACGGGAAAATAAAGATGTACCGATTACTTCCCGGGGCCCATTCAATGGTCCCGGGGATTTAGCATCTCATAGAGGCTTGTTCTCTAGCATCTTTGGAGGAAGGGACCCCTTTGATGACCCGTTTTTCAGTCGACCGTTTGGACGTATGTTTGAGCCTAGACATGGTTCTTTTGATGACATGCCACATCCAAACACAAGCGGTTCCAAGGGGCTACTTATTGAAGAGTTGGATTCCGATGATGAACAAGAAGATAAAAACGATGATTCTGGCAAAGGTCCCCTTATTGAACATCCGGACGATGAAG CAGAGGAAGTGAAGAAGGATGTGAAGTTTAACGAGAATCATAACCGGATTGAAAGGACCAAGCCCCAGACACATAGCACTAGCTTTAAGAAAGTTACATACGGCGGTATAAATGGAACATATTACACTGCCGCTACAACCAGGAAGTCGGGTAGTGATGGG ATGGTGATCGAAGACAGCAAAGAAGCCGATAAAGCAACAGGTCGAGCAACACACAGAATTTCTAAAGGAATACATGAAAAG GGTCATTCTGTCATGAGGAAACTTGGTACGGATGGGAAAGTGGATACAGTGCAGACCCTACACAACCTCAACGAAG ATGAGTTGGCGGGTTTTGAACAAGAGTGGAAAGGTAATGCCGACATGCACATCCCTGGATGGAACGAAGAATTCAACTTGTTGGAGAGGACAG GATCGGGTAGTATGCGACCATTTAACTTGGCGCTCAAGGGTAGTGAAAGTGTAAACGCCGACAATGGAGCAAGGAGGAGCAGTAGTTCGGGTGGACGACCTAAAAAGGTGGTTACAATCAACATAGATTGGAATTGA